A region of the Prevotella melaninogenica genome:
AGCCCGTAAATTGTTAGAAATGAATGAATTATATAAAAAGTGTATGTTTGAAAATTAAGAAAAAGATATAAAATAAAGGTGGTATAAAAGGGGGCTTTTTGTTTGGGTTTGCCCCCACCACTTTTTTAATATAAAAACAACCCAACACAGATTAATAATAATAACTTTATAACCCAAACATTATGAGTTATCAAATAAATGAGTTTATTATACTCAATCAATTACAAGACCTAACAAGTGCAAACGAGATAATAACAATGTTGCACTTAATATCACAAGGTAAAAGAGAAATTCAGACCCAAAAGTCACACATTGCCACCCTTTGCGGACAAAGAGGAAAGGACAAAAATAATAACACAAAGTTAGTAAATAAGATTATAAAGGGGTTGACGGAAAAGGGCTATTTAACCAGCACCAACACCGATTATATTTTAATCAAGGGTATAAATAAAACTACTACTAAATGGGTGTTATCTGATAAATCAATGTCGATTATAAAGTCGTTGAATAGCAAGCAAAAGCAAGCGAAAGCAACAAGTAAAATAAAACCACCAACCCAAGCGTACCAAGCGACCACCAAGGAAGCGAAGGAAGCGACAAAGGAAACAGACACCAAGACAGAACAACAGCCAAGTTTGGCAGAACAAAGAAGACAATTAGAAGAAGCAATAAAAGATTAAGATTATGTACAATTTTATTACAACAAGCGATTTTATTACAAGCGCAAAAGCGTATAAATCTTTTGAAGGTTATCGTTGTGGACTGAAGGACTTTGATAATATAATGCGAATTGATAAGCAAACGTTAACTACCTTAGTATCAACACCTTGTAGCGGTAAGAGTACATTTACAAACTTTTACGGATATTCTATGGGGGTAACTCATAATTGGCGTACTTTATACCTTGCCACAGAAACAAACCGAAACGACCAAGCAAAGAAGTTAAGCACATTATACGCAAGTTACCAGCAGGCAAGCGAACACAGCATTATCTTAGAGGGTGCATTATCTAATTGGGAGGAATTGTTAGAAGCAATCAAGGTAGCCAAGGAAGCGTATAATATTGATTTAGTAATAGTTGATAACATGACAATGTTAAAAAAATTGATTAAGGGCAACGATACCGAGACGGAAAAAATCGGAAGGGCTTTGAGTGATTTAAAGCAGGCAAGTATAGATAACGATATAGCGGTTATTCTTGTTGCACACACGACTAAACTTGATGAAGGTCAGAAGGTTACGGCTTATTCGGTTAATGGTTCAGCCAATTATTACAATATTAGTGATTTTATGTTTTCAATCGAAATTACAGATTGCAAACAAAAGGAAACGACAATTAATGTGTTGAAATTGCGTGATGACGCAAAGGGTGTTATGAATGGAAAATGTACCCTTAAATACGATGACATTACAAGGAAGTACAGCGATGACAGCAGCACCGAGGACAACACCCCAAAGGGTATTAATTATGACATTGCAAGGGAAGTAATGGAGGAAATAATGGAGGAAAAAGCAAAGGAAGGCAGCCAGCCAGCAGCACAAGCAACCCCAACAGCAACACAGCCAGCAGGAACAACCAAAGCAGCCCCAGCAGTCAAAGAGGAAGTAACCAAGGAGAAAGCAAATACCGAGGAAGTAAAGAAAGAAAAGCAGGAGGAAGCAAAGGAGGAAGCAAAGCAGCATATAACCCCCGATTTTTTGCTTAATACTAAAGTGTCAATAATGAAACAACATAAAGTACTGAATAGCAATTCTTTATATAATGCTATAATAACGGGCAGAATTTGCAAAGAAGAAATAAAAGCGGTTAGACAGATAGACAGAAGCAAAGACGAAATAGCATACAAGAAAGCAAAAAGCAAAGTATTATCATTTACCCCTTCATGTTATTGCACTATAGGAGGAACAGCCAAGGACGTGGAACACGTTAACAACTTGATAGCCATAGATTTGGACGCTAAAGATAACGAAGGTGTAACAATAGAAGAAATGCGTAAAAGGATAAATTCACTACCTTATGTTATGTATAGTAGTATGTCAGTAGGAGGCAAAGGGATGTACGC
Encoded here:
- a CDS encoding AAA family ATPase; the encoded protein is MYNFITTSDFITSAKAYKSFEGYRCGLKDFDNIMRIDKQTLTTLVSTPCSGKSTFTNFYGYSMGVTHNWRTLYLATETNRNDQAKKLSTLYASYQQASEHSIILEGALSNWEELLEAIKVAKEAYNIDLVIVDNMTMLKKLIKGNDTETEKIGRALSDLKQASIDNDIAVILVAHTTKLDEGQKVTAYSVNGSANYYNISDFMFSIEITDCKQKETTINVLKLRDDAKGVMNGKCTLKYDDITRKYSDDSSTEDNTPKGINYDIAREVMEEIMEEKAKEGSQPAAQATPTATQPAGTTKAAPAVKEEVTKEKANTEEVKKEKQEEAKEEAKQHITPDFLLNTKVSIMKQHKVLNSNSLYNAIITGRICKEEIKAVRQIDRSKDEIAYKKAKSKVLSFTPSCYCTIGGTAKDVEHVNNLIAIDLDAKDNEGVTIEEMRKRINSLPYVMYSSMSVGGKGMYALIPILESNKNDFKAVFKALEEDFKALGLTLDSSCINVNRERYMSYDDNEYWNTQCEIYDRKISKPTQVNTHPSKVGENAKTTLTAREFSKVRDMVKDIKENRLILTKNHTDTLMIANCLANIWGEEGRQLLHIIRQQRSGYDEFKTDENYTYVLDHLDEGEKFNIGFLFSKYNQAKGHQTQVN